The Balearica regulorum gibbericeps isolate bBalReg1 chromosome 5, bBalReg1.pri, whole genome shotgun sequence genomic interval GTACAGTTCCTGCCGGTGAGCtaagttttgtgtgtgtgatacCCCAGCGCTAACAGTGGCACCCTCTGTTTTGGAGGAATCCGCTGGCCCTGCCAGCTGGCTGCTGAGGGGCGGCTGAGGTCTCGCTTGGGCCCGGCCACGTGCCTCTGCCCCATTGTCAAGGCTGGCGGTTTGGGGAACCGGCTGTTTGTTGAGGGTGAACAATGCCCTGTCTGTAGGGGATGGCGTTACCGTAAATAACGTTAGAATAGCATGAAAAATCCCTTTCAGGTCAACTCCCCCACAAGCGTTCTGGCTCGGCTATTAGCAGCTTCTCTCGCCCCCGCACACCCTGAATGGGCTGAATGGGCAGTGTATTGGGTAATGCTATTCAGTTTTGATGAAAGCAGATAGCAGAGCTTTTACTGTCCAGAATCCTGTTCATGAGCAGACTATTGCTAGAGCTGCAAAGGGCAAAAATGGATCAAGCTGCATAATACCCTCGAGCTAAAGATTAGCTCCGGTGTCTACAAAGACCTAAGGGAATAGTGCTCAAAATAATAGGGACGTTTGAGAGCTTTCTTTACTGTGTTCTTGGGAGGACTTCTTGGGCTGGAGAACCCGGTGTGCCGATTATATGGTATCATGCTGACAAAGCTAGCATCTTGCTTAATCGGGACACCTCCATTAAATGGTGTGCACCGTATGGCGGCCAAGACATATGCTTTTACGCTGCGTCTGAGTGGTCAGATGCGGACAGTCCTGTACTGCAGCGGGGCCTGCTCACTTGAGCTGAGTGCTTCCAGTAGTCTGGTGACTGCCAGACAGGAGGTGGCTTGTGTCTGGTGGCTTGTGGCAGGGGGATGGCAACACAGCTGCCTGTGCCTGACTGCGCAGGCGCGCTCTTATCACTGCTTGAACGCAGGTAGAGCTCCGAGCAGGAACTGCAGCGCGGGAGGAGAGCAGTGCTCCTCGTTGTTCTCAGACGCTGACAAATACCATATGGTGCAGGGGCAGCTACAACAAATCCCGTAACAGGCAATTGTGGGATAATCTGTGTGTAGGGGAAGCTTGTTCCTGAAGTCTTGCCTGCTATGGTTTATACCCCAAGGCATGAGGATTTATATACTTTATTTTCCCTGCCTAATGCAGAAACTCTCATTATCCATGTGAAGGTCTGCACCTGTTCTGATTCCAGCAGGCTGCCGTCATCAGTGGTATCTCGTGGCAGGGAGTTAATTGGGTGTTCTAGTAAGAATAAAGAAGAGTGTTTCCTTAGAATAATTTTGGGTACAGAGCCCTTTTGTATGGCCTTTGTACAGGGAAACGAGGCTGGTTTTCTGTTATAAGATGGAGCAAAGAGGAATGTCTGACTTACCTTCTCCATACCACAAAGTATTTTGTGTACTTTAGacctttaaaattattcctAAGCTTTTTAGTCTCTTCACCTCTAAGCTTTTCAAAGACCCTTAGTAACTTTAGCACCCGTGCTTTTTCAGACATACCTGTCTGAAGGATAGAGTTGAGGGAAACTGGGAAGCATTCCAGTGGAACACACACTGTTGATTTTCACGCCTTCAGTTTTTTTCACCTCTCTCCGTGGTCAGAGTATTTCAACTGGACGGAGCCTTTAACTGAGCACAATGATTCTCAAGTCTGCGTCATGAAATGTGcccttttattttactctttgtGGAAGCATTGTTGTAGACATTTGACAGTTTTTGCCTATTCTTAGTAATTTCATAGACTTAGTGCAAAGCAGTCATTATTCTGTCTGTGTAGTCTGAATTGTCCTCTGAAGTGGCCACTTTTATGGATCTTGGCGCCCAAACCTTGTGTAACTCAGGGCCACGCTGATGGTTCATTTCTAGGGGAATAGATGTGCCCTTCTCCATTTTATCTTCTGGGGAATGAGTCCTTTTTGTCCCATAAGGCTTTTCCATATCTCTGTTGCTATGGGAATTTATGACTTTTGCTTGCAAAAAGAAGGCAATGAGTAACAGTTTGGTTCAGCTAGAGTTCCTAAATGTAGTCTATATTGAGAGGATATAGGAGGAAGAGGAAttggtgtggttttggggttttttggttggttggttgattgTTCTTTGGTgggttcttttttgtttaatctaAGAGTCAGTAGTTACCTTAGAGGCACTCTGTCAGCTTCTGGAGTGGGGATGAGGAAGACAGAAATTTATATAGTtgtgaggaaggagggaaacTGTTGACAGGAGAATGCAGCAGCTCCAAAGGGGCTGCTACGAGAACTCTTACTGTGTAACAGAGGCAGTGTGAGCCTGTGGCAGCAAAGCACTGTTCCTCACCCTCGTTGTCTCTTTTACAGATAACTGACTCAGCTGGGCACATCCTGTATGCCAAGGAAGATGCCACTAAGGGCAAGTTTGCCTTCACCACTGAAGACTATGATATGTTTGAGGCCTGCTTTGAGAGCAAGCTTCCTGTGGGTAAGTGAAGTGAAAGCTCTGTTGGCTGCTTCTAGTGTCTGAACAAGTTCATGTAGGTATGTGGATCAGGGGTATGGGTAAAGTGATCCTGAGTGTGGTCCATAGAATACTGTTTGACTTTTAAAGCTGATCTTCAGGTTGTTGTGGGCAGTCTCACAGCAGAATATCTGCTGTCAGTGTTGTATTGGAAGTTAAGTAATCCTCTGTGGCTGTCGTGTAGAGCGCTTGGGTTTCCTCTGAAAGGGGAATCGCGTGTTCGTCCCGCAGAGGTCACTGCAGTTGCAATGAGTGGCAGTACCAGGGAGCAAGCTACACGTCTTTTGCCCTTCTCCCCATCTTGCAGTCGAGCCAGGACAGAGCAGGATGCCATCATCTCCAGGACCCTGTCTTTCTCCCCGGCTGACCGTCTCTCCCCATTTGGTGGAATGTGATCTCTCCACAAGGTGTACTTGGCAGCAATCCTGCGTTGGGTTAGCAACCGTTTTCTGGTGTTGGGGTGTGCATATAGAGAATGTGGCCTTGGTTTGCACCCACTTGCTCTCTAAGTGGTCACtaaagggaaggggaaatgaGCAGGACGTCAGCCTTGCATTTGTGCTGCAGGGATGGTTGCCTAACGAGCACTGAGGATCGTTTCCTGTGAGTGTGACGCATGTGCTGCTTTGAGTGGCTGGGCTCAACTTCAGGGCAAATGTGTTGAAAACAGCCAGCACGTGGGCTCTAGTCTCATTTGCGGTGGTGCGAACGCATGCAAGTTCATAGGTGCTCACATCTTTTCATGGTCACTGTCAGAGTTCTACTCCTTGGACCTAGTTCTAATTAGGTCTTATCCTAAAAGATGCCAGAGCATTTCACAGAGCAGTCACTAGCAGCATTCCTCAGATCTATTGAAAGGCAGCCTCTGTTCTGCTCCATGTGTAAGATACAAATAGTTTGCAAGTTGAGGAGAACTTTCCAGAGAGAGAATGCTATCTTCTTTGCTGGGGTTGGGAGGATCTGGCTGGTAACACCTCTCTATAGTATTTTATGGATAAGACAGTGACCCTAAATGCTcaggattttgcttttatttcactcCAAAGGTAGGGCTTCCAAATGCTCCTTAACACATCGAGACATGCAGGCACTAGTGACTCATCTGGGAGTCACTGATGCTATTTACTGTCTAACACCTGGGTATTTGGGAGGTCTCCAGACAGTCCCACAAATCCTTTCATAGCTTCCATGTGATCACACACCAAAGCGGGAAAGGCTTCTTTCTTTAGTTGTGTCTAGACTCTTCTTTCGGTGCTTGTGACCAGTGGTTTCTTGCCTAGACTGAGCCCCTTATAGCTCTCTTGATTGTAGCAAATGTTTGTTCCCCGGCTCCTTTGTATTGTTGCAAGTTTGTTTTAGAGCTTTCACTATTGATgaggataaaatatttcaaagtgcaGCCTCTACCTGGTGACCAGTGGGGTGTTGAGGTGCCAAAATCTGGAGCTGTTCAATTGAGCAGCTGAATTCTTTTCTGGAGGCTTTCTCTTTGGGGACCTCCAagctgctattttctttttggacCCAGACATCCCAAATTCCTTGCTAAAGAGAGATGCTGCATGATAAGTATCTCCAGATTTCCCATGCCTGTGTTGGAAATCAAGGAAGTATTACAGTAAGGGAGGTGGCACTGCAAGGCTTGATCATCTGTAGGACTTGGTTAAGGTACCGTGGAGGAAGTAACCACGTCACAAAGAAGTGCCTTGTTTTCCTGAGAAGGTCAGCATGGGAATGGGGGAACAGGCCAAGTGCTGTTTTATCCCCGTGTTTCTCTTTAAAgttggtttgggtgttttttcaCAGTCTCATCAAGCAAGTGGTCAGGACTTTTAGTGCAGCAGCCAAGGAGGATGTTGGTGGAGtactggaagagaaaaactgTTGGTAGAGGAAGCCCAGAGCCGTTGGGACCTGAGAGGTCTGAGCAACTGGGATTTCTCAATCCCTAGCCACAGAAATGAGGAAGAGGAAGTGAGAAGGAGCTCCGACTTAGGAGGTCCACCTTATCAGGGTAGAGGAGTTTTTAGGGTGCTTCTTGGAGCTATGGGTGTTTGCATGatgggcttttttccccctttcgGGGTGGAAGGGTCCAGTCTTCCTGACCAGTGCCCTGTTCCCAAGCACACTTACTCTCATACCGTGTGCTAATCTCTGAGAACAGCCTGGCCTGCACGACATGCTCCCCTGTAGGGCTCTTCCTGTGTGCTAATCTTTACCTCTTTGCCCCTTCTGTAATCCTGCTCTTCCCAAACTTTAAGAGTGTTATggctcatttttttctgcaattccTGTCAGAAAATTTTTTGACATCCAGTTCAACCATCCtgtttttccattgactttgCAAATTAGGAGCTCCCCTGATTTCTCAGGAAACAGTTCTGTGCTCATGTGAGATGACCTCTTGAAGACTTCCTCGGGAATGTAGGTATCGGTTTAGTTCAGCTGGGACTTAActgtctttctctttgctgctgatCCAGTCTGCTGTGGTGAGCTCTGGCTTCAGAAGGAATAGGGAGTTATTAAGGATCCTATTGAGCTGAATGGAGCTGCCTAGTGCCTGGGGCTCAGTAAACTTATAGAAGAGCAGCTTGAGTTTTTCCAGACCAGCCCCTGACAACATTAAGCTCTTGCAGAATGTCtgttttccatccctttgcacCCAGCAGCTCTAAGTTTTCTACTTTCTTACTGCTTCTTGGCAGATCTCCCTTCCAGCCTGACAAATTAATCCTTCCAGTTCTGTTCTCCTGTTCACTGGCCTTTTCATCTCTCTCATCTCTTCCTGGAAGCTCCAGCTCTCCACCCaagttgctgtattttaaacaacattaaaaaaaaaaaaccaaacaaccctcACTGAACTGTGTGCTttggattttcttctgcagctacTGTTGGCTGTCCTACCTGCCAGTCTCCAGGCACCTTGGTTTATGTATGGCATAAGCAGTCAAAACTTGTGGTCAGAGAAAGGAGCACTGGGTGGTTGTATACAGCCTGTCTGTTAAATAACAGTGCTGggattttagtttgtttttacagtaaCTGGTCTTTCAtgagaaaaccaaaattttcCATCCTGATTTATCCATTGGGCTTTTACATAGCTGGGTTTGAATTTTGAGCTCCCATATCCCTTGGGAAATTTAAGAAACAGTTTGTAGTTGATATGGACCGTCTTGTCAGTAGGTTATTCTATTCTATCTTCTGCTGACAGTGGAAGGTGGAGGTCTTGAAGAGCTGTTCAGTGGGTAGAGAGAAAATTTGGGGATGTTTTATTGGAGATGTGGAGTATCTTCCTAGCTCTGACTGGAGTTACCCAGTGTAACCTGTACATTGAATTTGTTTGTGGACTGAGGGAATATCCACCTAGCAGCCTCCTAAGGCAAAGTGTGAGTATTTGACATGCTCCTGGATAAAGACTCTGAAATTCATAGTATAAATGAATTCAGACCTTGTGTTTTGCTGGCAGCCGGCTGAGGACAACTGTATGCCCCAACATGCTGGGATTTGGGAATGTGTTATGTACAGACATTTCCTTGGTGGGTGGTATAGTGGAATATGATACTCGGGTCAGCTGACATGCTGCATTCTTTAGGGATTTTATATGTCTatactatatatttatttattttctcctgtgaaaATTCTCAGATGTGACAGTTTGTAGCAGTTAAAAGAAGCTATTAGCCATAGCTGTCCCTAGCTTGGGGGCTACAGCCTTAAAAGATACCGACTGTGTTGTTGACTGCAGCCTCGTCCTACTCACTGTGCGGCTCCAGCTGGCAGTTCTCTGAAGTGGTGTTTTCCCAGCTTCAGAAGCCTCTTGCCGTATTGGGGGTTGCATTAGCAGTGTGGGTCTTGGATACCCaagctgttctttttctgaaaagttacGTTGGTAATGGGattgcctttgtttctgcagaTACTGCAGCACGTGAGGGTCAGTAGTCCCCATATGCAATATTCCTCAATTAGAGCAGTTTACCTTCTGCTCCTttgaatgtaaaataattttcaatccCAGTAACCTTGACAAGTTGCTGGTGTGCTTCCTGCTAGGAGGAACGTGGGCTTCCCAGTTGAATATTTGTCCCTCTGGTGACTTGTCTTTCACCAGGCTGTCTCACAGCAGCTGGTATTCATCTTCTAATCTTCTGCAGTTTTTACAGTGATTTGCATCCTACACACACTTAGCACTTTTAGTTACAGCTTGTTCTCATTATCTTTGGGAGGCTCTCCTTCAGCCAGGATTTATTGTGAAGTCTCTGTATTTTTAGGCTGGACTGTGCTGCCTCCACAGTTAGCTGCAGAcatggagggaggggagggatgtTGTGAGTTCTTCCTCAGTGGTGGGGAGAGCTGGTGATTTCCTGGCAGGCTGAATGTTTCGCACAATGAATCCTTTCATTATGCTTCCAGGAACAGGGAGGATGCCGGACCAGCTTGTGATTCTGGATATGAAGCATGGAGTTGAAGCAAAGAACTACGAGGAGGTATGTCCcctggctgcctgcactgcaggCTCCCCTTTCCCAGCACTCACGTGATGCCATTTGTAGATCTGGGGCTCATGATGGGAAGCTGTTTTCCCAGCGGTGATGAAAGCCTGTCTGCAACCTACAATTCCAGTGAAGCTTTGTAtgttagaggagaaaaaagaaagacaaacatcaactaaaattaattctgtactCTGGGAACTGGAGCCTAATGTGTGAATTTCTTTGCTAGGATAACGTGACGCAGCTTCTGAGCATAGGTATTAGATGCAACAGGAGACTGAGATGTGAAGTtttcccagccccagcagtgGAGGGCACTTTAGGTTAATATCAGATCCTTCTAAAGGTCTAGTTGCATTATTACTGTTCTTACCTTCCTGACTGTAAGATGTACTGGCTCAACAGTCCTGAAATGGCGCTTGTGAATTTCTAAGAACTAGCGGTGTATCAATGTAAAGGTGTTTGGCAGAGTAGTAGCTGGTGTGAAATGGGTATTTGGGTTGGAGGCATGACATTGCAACATAGGAGGACGTAGCTTTTTTAGAGCCAAGAAACAGATGTGTGGAATAGCAGTTGCTTTGTGGGTGGGACAGTCCTCTTAGTTCGGATGCTGAATTTTGATGGCTGCTACTATGCTTTTTGGCTCACTAGAATTTGGGGTCAGTCAGCCTCCAGCACAGAGCCTGTGcctgagaaaatgaaagttgtTGGCGGAGAAAGGTTCCTGCAAAGGATTGCTGTGTCCACTGCGCACAGCAGTGTGGGAGATGCCTCAGGGAGGAGAGTGGGTAGCAAAGGCTGCTTATAGTGCCAGttagaaaatgaacaaatttcTGAGATGAGCATGCTGGAGCTTTTATATCCTTTTGAACTTTGGGGCTAGCTGGTCCTGCGTGGCTTAAGTCAGTCTAGAGCACATCCTACGTGGAGAATAAAAAAGCACTTGGGATCAGAGAACAGCAGAGCAATCACTGGGCCAGCTGTCTGGAAACCAGCTAAAGGATTACAAGATGTTGAAATCTTATGGGATGACCCCTGAGAGCGTAACTGGGAGGATTATGGTGACTACATTTACAGAGTCTCTTTAAATATAATTCCGCAGCATACTCTGAGTTATGTGAGCGTAGTGCTGCTTAGAAGCATTGTCCCTATGCAGAAAGAGTATCTTATGCCCGTATATCAATGTACTCATTGGTTGTACTGATAAAACTGTCTTGGAATAAAAGTAAGTATCCATTATGCTTGTCAGTGTAGTTAGATCGTTGGAAAAGGTCCATGGACAAACACGGGAGAAGAATTCAGACTTGCAGTCCCACCTGATACCAAATGCAGATCGTGGCAGTGCTGGCTGAGGACCTCTCAGAGGCAGACTGTTGAGCCTTGCTGAGCAGCATGTCTGCAAAGGACTCAAACTGGTTTACTGTTTGTACAGCTGCTGCGGATGTTTAGCTACACTGCTTtgcagtgtgttttcttttttttagccTCTCTCTCCCCAGGTTGCTGTACTATTTGTGGGTTTTGACTTGACAGGTTGCTGTAAGGCCTCAGAGGAGAGGATTGTTGCTCAGGtttctctcttgcctttttGAGCCTTTTGCTTCTGATGTTCATCTGCTGTAAGGTACCAGTGACCTGTTTTCCACCCCAGTTCTTCTTGTTGAACTGCTGCAAGGAGACTTGATGCAGGGAATTGGAACGAGGGTCACTGATACTGTCCTGCTTGTGAATGGATATATGCAGTGAGAGGAGGGGTGATGTCCAAGTCTGGCTTCATAAGCTTTCATGGATCCAGACGTTCTTGGAGCAGAGCAACTGGGAGAGTGTGCTGGGTTAGAAAACTTAACTGCATGGCAGTGTCGTACCTTAGTTCTCTGGGCTAGGGAGGAATAACTTTCTCCATTCAGTAAGTAGAAATGAAGGTAGGGAAAAGTGGAAGGACTTTTCAGAGAGCACCAAGAAGCCTTGGTGATCAGCTACTCCTTGCCAATTCTTGGCTATAGCGTATCTCTTTCTATGCTGGGAAGAGAGTTAGGCTTTGATGAATCTTTGAGTTGCCCCTGAGCAGTTCCGTGGAGTTGTTGTCTCGGTTGTTCTGGTGGTCCAGATGTTCCTTCTAGGATAATGGTGTTCCACCATCACAGATGTTTGGTGGGCTTTTTACAAAATCCCTGGGAGCAGCTGTGCACATTGGCATCGCTAAGGATGAAAGAGGTTCCAGGATGTGCATCTTGGAGTACATGCAGGACTGAAAGTAGCTATCAGATGTTTCTAGCTACACCTGTGAAGAGCAGCTGAAGGGATGCAGGATGGGGCAGACAAGCCTTGGTTTTTCCCAGTGGAACCTTTGTAGCCCTGCGTGAATGGGGAAAAGTGCCCTCCAGGAAGACAGAGTTAGCCTAGCTCTGTTAGACAGAGCTGCCTGAGACCTCAGGTGTGTTACAGACCTGCTGCTCTAGTTGTGTCAGCAGAGTCTGGGCCATCGGCACACGTACACTGGTGCCAGTTTTTCAGCAAAGCTCTGCTGGCAGGTATGTGTCCAGGCCACGGGGCTTTGTCAGTACAACCTATTGGCTAGAAAGCAGGAGGGGTTTAACTTCCCATTTCCTACACCTCCTCACAAATGCGCTTTGAATTGATGCTGTTGTGCTGGCAAAGCTGTAATATACAGCTCGCCTCAGCATAAAAATCCTCAGATGACTGCTTGAGGGCCTGCTGCTTGCCAGGATACGTGTGTCATGGGAAGACCCTTCAGTGAAATGGCTGATTAGCTAGCACCGGCCTGGTCATGAGCCCCTCTTCAGATGGGCTCTGAcgcccaggcagctgcctctggAAGCGGTGTTTCGGGAATGCCTGCACCCTGGGTGCCCTGTTGCTTGCCTGTCGGCACCTGGACCACTGAGGGATGCTGTCCTGCGGCTTATGTCTGTGTAATTCTGTGTGGTGGTGAGGCTGGTGGTGAGCTGCAGGTGCTTCATGTGTTACCTGTAGTTTTCTCTAGtgcatctttcttctgctgcagtaATTGGAGACGTGGCATCTGGCCTTCATGGCTAGGGCCTGTCACTCATTGGTAATAGTGACAAACTCTACGCGAGACCCAGAGTTACCCAAACCCTGCGCTGCAGCAGTGGCAGGAATTGCAGTTAGCTTCCTTTGAGTAATGTCCTTGTGTCACAGATTTTACATAACGTGTAGTCAGGTAACCGCCAGGACTGGGGCAGGGACACGTGTTTATGTGTTCAACTTTAAATAGTTGCTGTTGTGGACTGTGCTTTCTGATTGAAAATTcctgtggatttttctttttggatgcAAACCTTTCACTTGTAGGACTATGGGTTGCATATTCTGCACAAAAATGATGTCCTATAAAACCAGCTTTTGTGAGGGaagtgtatttttctctttctttcacacTGGCGCAAAGGCAGCCTGTCCCATAAGTGTTCCAGCAGCGTCGCCTGGTGGCTTGAGGCAGATTGAGCACTTTGTAGCTGCGTGGTCCCTACCAAGAGCATCATGCTGCCCTTGAGGCTGTCAGTCTAATGACAAAAGCCCTGAGCTCTTGTGGGTGTAATCAAACCACTGCTATGGGGAGTCAGGCTGCCCAGGCTTTCTGAGGTATGTGGTAACAGTTAGCAAAGTGAGTCTCAGTGCTAATATCCTGTATGCCTGTAGAGCAATATTGTATGCGTATGGAAGTTAGTCACCTGTATCTCAGCCTGTGACTTCTGTTCATTGGAGGTTTAGTCATGTGGCAAGCTCTTCTACCCACTCCTCAGAAGCCAACTGTGAATCAGCTAACATTAGGCCgaataaggaagaaatgtgcTTGTATGCATACTGTGCTCCTCCGTTGTGTAGGAGGGGTAGTAGGAAAGTGTGTTTCAGAGAACAGGTGGGAGAAGTGATAGTGTTTTATGCAATGGTAGTTTCTGGCTTGTAGAGGTGTTTCCCTAGGGGAAGGATGCCCCAGATCTGTAGTATGTGATGAGGAGTAGTTCAAACTGGCAGTAAAAACCCATGTGGGagcttttggttttggctcAGTGGTTGcctgacttttctgttttctagattGCGAAAGTGGAAAAGTTGAAGCCTCTGGAAGTAGAATTGAGGCGCCTGGAAGATCTTTCAGAGTCCATTGTTAATGACTTTGCCTATATGAAGAAACGAGAAGAGGAGATGAGGGACACGAATGGTAAGAGACTGTGTGCTCCTTCGGAGGGACGGACCTGTAAGACCCCTTACTTCTGCTGAATGTGGTATTAGGACAGCATTTGGAGATCAAGCAATTATAGTGGTCTCTGCCTGTTTTGTTCCTAGTAAGGGAAATCtgctatttttctctccttctgaaGTAGTCACCAAGTCTTGCGTGTCCCATGTCtagaaatttgtttctttctgtctccATTCCTAATGTGAATTACTCTGTACTATTTAATGTTGCCCATTAACCATAGTTTTGCCTTGTTTTGCCTCTCATTATCATTCTTGTTGTTCCCTCTGCTTTTATTCTCAAGTACTGCTAGTGTTTGGGTGCCCCTGCATTCATGCTGTATGATATCTTGCCTTTTGAAGTTTCgcaggggtggggagagaaaatCCTGGGAACTTTGCCCTCTTGAGGCACACCATGTAATGTCAGACATCCCGTGCAATGGTTTGTTGTCTGTTTCAGAGTCGACAAACACCCGGGTTCtgtacttcagcattttctccaTGTGCTGTCTCATCGGACTGGCCACCTGGCAGGTTTTCTACCTGCGTCGCTTCTTCAAGGCCAAGAAACTGATTGAGTAAAGGAGCAAGtcctcctctttcccccccccacctctcAGACCCAGCTGGACACCGCTGGGACCCAGCCATGGCCCCCTGGAGCCATCTCACAGATGATACCCACTGACTGGAGCTTTT includes:
- the TMED10 gene encoding transmembrane emp24 domain-containing protein 10; this translates as MPLPLPGRPRLGQAPLLAPLLLLLLVVGPARPISFQLPGKARKCLREEIHRDTLVTGEYEIGAPPGSSTGPSANLKITDSAGHILYAKEDATKGKFAFTTEDYDMFEACFESKLPVGTGRMPDQLVILDMKHGVEAKNYEEIAKVEKLKPLEVELRRLEDLSESIVNDFAYMKKREEEMRDTNESTNTRVLYFSIFSMCCLIGLATWQVFYLRRFFKAKKLIE